Proteins found in one Nerophis lumbriciformis linkage group LG27, RoL_Nlum_v2.1, whole genome shotgun sequence genomic segment:
- the vps37c gene encoding vacuolar protein sorting-associated protein 37C, protein MEKLSDLSKSELQELLDNPEKVESMAQESDEIQNIQLEREMALASNRSLAEQNLDMKPCLESQREVLVERYTQLQAIRDTYREHTSIIDGMVGKASPEALFSRMQTEGSKVETESEVLADEFLEGSLPLDSFLDRFLVLRCLAHKRRVRVEKFQEVLRQRKEGNPTAMTSSSGISQPVNQWNPQTTTAGQQQANSKGYRNIPQPVPPSAGVSCGLPYSQYPVTPSNAPPPPVPLMAASSDPVVPPSQVPSYAGSGSPFPPAGGFTGPGSAFKPLPSVACPYPTQSSFSTPYPGSAFGQYNPTQSNTALYPGSYNYGGYSYPSNSQPPTGSPIYRPGYGVSQPYS, encoded by the exons ATCCAAAATATCCAGCTGGAGAGAGAGATGGCGTTGGCGTCCAATCGTAGCCTCGCAGAGCAAAACCTGGACATGAAGCCATGCTTGGAGTCTCAAAGAGAAGTTCTGGTGGAGAGATACACACAGCTGCAGGCCATCAGAGATACCTACAGAGAGCACACCTCCATAATAG ATGGCATGGTTGGTAAAGCGTCTCCAGAAGCACTGTTCTCCAGAATGCAGACAGAGGGCAGCAAAGTAGAAACAGAGTCAGAG GTTTTAGCCGATGAATTCCTGGAGGGCTCGCTGCCATTGGACTCATTCCTTGACCGCTTCCTTGTTCTACGTTGCCTAGCTCACAAAAGACGCGTGCGGGTTGAGAAGTTCCAGGAGGTCCTGCGACAGAGAAAAGAGGGTAATCCCACAGCTATGACGTCATCATCAGGTATCAGCCAACCTGTCAATCAGTGGAACCCACAGACCACAACAGCAGGCCAGCAGCAGGCAAACTCCAAAGGCTACCGTAATATCCCTCAGCCTGTTCCTCCGTCTGCGGGGGTCTCCTGTGGTCTCCCTTACAGCCAATATCCTGTCACCCCTTCCAACGCCCCCCCACCGCCAGTCCCGTTAATGGCGGCGAGCTCTGACCCAGTCGTTCCCCCATCACAGGTACCTTCCTATGCAGGCTCCGGCTCACCTTTCCCCCCAGCAGGGGGCTTCACTGGCCCCGGGTCAGCGTTCAAACCTCTGCCTTCGGTCGCCTGCCCGTACCCAACCCAGTCCTCTTTCTCCACCCCGTACCCGGGCTCAGCTTTTGGCCAATACAACCCAACCCAGAGCAATACAGCACTATACCCAGGTTCATACAACTATGGCGGTTACAGCTATCCGTCTAATTCTCAGCCACCAACAGGAAGTCCCATTTACAGACCAGGATATGGCGTTTCACAGccatattcctaa